The Homo sapiens chromosome 15 genomic patch of type FIX, GRCh38.p14 PATCHES HG2280_PATCH DNA window AGGCTTTTATCCTAGATCACCACTGGATTGCTGACAGATAGAGGACGTGGGACCGTGACTATCACCCCTAATCTGCCGTGGATTTGGCTCTTGGCACTCCCAGGCTGGGAGCTGGATACCTGCCCTGGCAGCATGACTCAGACTGCGTGACAGGTACGGCGTGCCCAGGATGATGTTCCCAGGCCTCTGGCCGCCTGAGTCCAGCCCCCCACACAACCCCCTCCAAGCTCCCAGCCCCTACACCATAAACCATGAGCTCTGTGCCCTCTCTGATGGTTCCACAACTGCCACCTTGGGCATGGAGCCTGTTGTAAGAGCCCCCAGGCTCAGCCATGGAGACCTTGAGCAGTGGCACTGAGTCCCATGGCTCACAGGGAGCAAAGTGAGACAGCCAGCAGCACAAggacagaaagaggaaagagcaagTCTGCAGCTCCagaagggaggggcagggagcctGGCTCTGAGGCTCCAGGTATGCCCCCTGTGTGGAGCTGGGGCAGCGGGGCAGGCAGACCATTCATGCAGCAGGCAGTGAGGCATGTACCTACCATGGCTGACGCTCCTCAGGGGCCACTGATAGTGATTCTGAAAGACAGCTTCAAATCACATGGCAGGTCACATGCATGGGTGgggcaggcctgggggtgggggacacacGCACATGCCggagtgtgcacacacatgctgtGAGGCCCCACggcccacatgcacacactcacacacatgcccacaAACAACACGCATACGTCGCCCTCCCCGCCACCTCCCAATGCCCAGCACCCTCACCGGCCGGCACGTGCCGCATGGATCTGGGGCGTGCAGCCACTCGGCACGCTGAAGCACATGCGTGGGCAGAGTCACAACACAGATGCTCACCCGCACACAGAGGCATTTGCACCAGCTCCCTGCACACTCGTGCCTGGCGTGCTCAGAGGACCACCCATGCTGCTCAGGGAGACAGGGCTTGCTCACTAATGTCCGGCTGTCATTTCTCCACCTAAGAGCCTTCCATGGCTCCCTACTGCCTACAGCGTTGAATCCCAACAAGTCATACTCTTTGGACTTTGAAGGTTCTCCACCCTgtgccccaccctccccacagAGCTCTTCCTCATTCTGTCTCTGTTCCCTGCTTTGGCCAGTGGCTATCCGCGATGTGACCCACACTACACCTCTGCCCACACTGCAGCTCTTTACCCAGTTGCCCTCCAGTTCCTCACCACGTATGCCTATCTCAGTCATGCCCCAGACTGCATTGAAGCCAGGCTGCCTTGAAGAAGCTCTCCCAGACTGCCCTTTTCCCCAAGGCAGGGTCATGATTTACCAAAGGTTTCGTGTGTGTTAGCAAGACTGGAGTCGGAGCAGGCATCAAACTTTACATCCCATATGTCACACCTCACCATAGATCTGGGTGCCAAATAGCCTGAAGAGTCTGAACTCACGTTGGAAGTTAGCAAAGTGCTCCTACAGCCGCATCTGCAGTTAACATAGTATCCCTATGGCCACTGTCTCCCTTGATCCCCACAGCCATCCTAGGAGAAAGGCAGAACGTCATTTGCTAGAAGGGATGCTGAGGCTCTGGGAGGGAAAGGGACTTGCCTAAAGCCCCAGGGTGAAGCAGCATCTCTGGACTCTCATAGACAGCCTAGAGCTGCCAGCATTCCCTTAGGATCTGTGCCCTCGggcctggcttaattttttccTCTGCAAAGAGCCATCTGTAGGGCCAGAGGCTGGCAAAGCCTGACTCATTACTGGACGCCAGTTCCTTTGCCTGACTTTCAGTGATTTCTACCTTACCCTGGGGTTTTATGTTGCTTGTCTCAACACTGTCACTTCTCATTCCTCCACAAGTTGAATTGCTCACTCCAGCCACTTGAAGCATGCTCTTCTTAACACAGTTAGCTCTAGGCACATGGTTGgtgctaaaaaggaaaaaaaaaagaagagcattaTGTCAATTTCATTGATTAACAAAAGCGATGGCTCCACTGCAAAGCAAAGTTGATACTCCTGGGCCTCTGAGTTCAAGAGCCTTTTAGACAAATGGCTCTGAGCTAAAACATGATCATGCATGCATATGCATCTGTCTTGGTCTGATGAGATAATCTGGATACTTGCTTGTTATCCTTgagcattttcctgcctcattaaTGTATGTGTAGCCACCACAATAATAATCATAGCTAATAATGGCTACAGCTGAGGGCTTTCCTGAACCAGGCAGTGGTTTTAAAAACTTTAACCCCTAAAGCTGAGGACTTTCCTAAGCTAGATAGTGGCtttgaaaactttaaagtttTCACATAGACTGTCAttgaataatttctgtttttcagatcaagaaactgagacttaCTATCATATTTGGgattaagctaaaaaaaaaaaaaagaaaagaaacagaggctGAACGCTGTCAAGTATTTCACAGCCAGCAGGAAATCggaacttgaacccaggcagtctagcCCTGGGATCCTTTCCCCTTACCCATTATCCAGTGTTGGCTACACAAAACTAATGAGTACATATTTTCAACTATAGTTTAAGTGGGTGACATATTTTTCACTATATTTTATGTAGGTGACTTTCAGTTTGGGGGTATTCTACTTACACAATCTATTGAGCTGGATATTAACTGAGAGCAAACAGAAACTAATGAActctgaaaaacataaaacatgagCAACATGACGTCACTGCAAGAGACAAAACAGCACATAGCCTTCTTGTGACTGTATTTTGCTGACAGTCCATGAGCTGATAGCCTGAACTCAGCAGTGCTGTTCCcttgggagacacacacacacacacacacacacacacacacacacacacacacacgagttgGTGGttttctgccccccacccccaccccaacacacacacgaGTTGGTGGTTGTGCTGCCCGGAGCCTCCAGTCCGCGAGTGTGAAGAACGGACCAGATGGGTCCAGCAGTGCTGGGTCAAGGCCAGGAGGGGCAGCCGGAAGCGCGCGCATGCTCTGGACTCCTGCAGCCGCCGAAACGGGTGCGCAGGGGGCGCGCGGGTTGAGGGGTGAGGGGCGACGGGTGTGAGGGGCGAGAGGGACGGGAGCGGGGTAGGGGCAGCCCTTTCCCAGGCGATAGCGGGGGCTGTGGTGCTGTTGCCCTTTTAAGCTGCGGCTTGACAGGAGCAGCGCCTCCTGTCGGTGGAGTCTGTTACAAGGGGAGCAGCCGCCCAGGCCGCCACACAGCTCCCCGCAGAGGCCTCGGTGCCCCTTGCCATTTTCCAGCCCTACTCCGACTAGAGTTGAGGCATCAGGGAGAGGCGGAGCTGGGAGAGCGCCGCCGAGAGGTCCCGCGGGTGGTTGCGGCCGTGACAGCGGCTCCCGACGGGCTCACCTTCCGCGCCCCTCCCGCCAGAGGTGAGAGTAAAATGTCCGTGTGAGGGTTCAAGGCCAAGCTGAAGTTGTTGGCCTCTATCTTCCACAAGAACCAGGAGCCGCCGCCGCAGCTCACGCTCCACTGCAACATCACGGTGAGGCGCCCAGTGGCGGCCTCACGGGGCAGGGCGAGGGCGGAGAGGAGGCGCCCAGAGTCCCGGGACAAAGGCGAGCCTGCCCGGGAGAGGCCCCGGTTCCCCAGGCGGGGCGAGCGCGCCCCTTTCTCCCGCGTCTGGCCCGCCCCGCTGTGTGAGGCTTgcgtgggaggagggggagggcgCGTCTCTCTGGCTCCTTGCCGCGGGGCTGGCTTGGGGGCTGCCGGCACCTCTCGCCCCAGTCGCTGCGCCCTGAGGTGGGAGCCCGCGTCGCCCGCAGACCTTTTGGGGCCCATGATCGCCCTCAGTCAGCTAGCCTGCTCCCCTGGACCGCGACGGGGAGTGGCAGGGCGGCTCCCGCTGTTGTTTGAGCCCagtgagggaaggggaaaggccTTTAAGATTTTCggttttttggccgggcgcagtgctcattcctgtaatcccagcactatgggagactgaggcagctggatctcctgaggtcaggagttctagaccagcctggccaacatggtaaaaccctgtctctactaaaaatacaaaaattagccgggcatggtggcaggcgcttcttgagatggagtctcactctgtcgcccaggctggagtgcagtggagcgatctcggcatactgcagcctccatctcttgaCAGTctgtgggttcaagcgattctcctgcctcagcctcccgagtagctgggattacgggagcccgccaccacgcctggctaacttttgtgttgtttagtagagacggggtttcatcatgttggccaggctggtctcgaactcctgacctcaaatgacccatctctgcctcccagagttctgggattacaggcctgagccaccgcgcccagatcCAAGGCCCTTAAGCTTAAATGCCTCGTTCTTCAGTCAGGTTTTCCTTGTTCCCGCATGTTCAGCCAATCGTGTTTAAGGAGAAACTAACAATGAAAACGGACTCGTTGATGGAGGAAAAGTTGGAATGCAGCCTCTGGTGCTGTTTGAGCGATCCCTCTATCCCGGGTCGCTGCTGTGTTCTGGAAAGGCGCATTGTACCCTGGATGCAGCAGGTAAGAGTCCTGTCCAGGTGCTCTGCCCGCTTTTTCTTTCAGGCTTCTGTATCAGCTGTTTTTCCCCTGTAGAATGTGCCCCTGACAGCCACCCCCTAACCCTACCCAATTTGTCTTTACGTGTCTGACCATCAAGGCTCTTCTGGGTCATATTTAATTCATGCTGAtatttccccttcctcccctctttaGTCCtcactatttttgctttggttatgTTATGCTGTATTCtgtaaggctttaaaaaaaatttttatggtgGCAGGGgagaatgttttataattatgctttgtgctttttatcttccactcaataaatgcttggtaaatatttgttttattgaatgTATGACTCTATTCTAGCTATATTGTGCTTGAACAAAAACCTTAACTGCCTTGTAAGTTAACTGCTAAGAATTTGTCAGAAGTGCAGACATAACATCAAGAACTTGTCATGGATAGTACAAAAAGGTCTCTAAGGGCTTGATGGAGGCCTGTAAATTGACTTCCTATGAAAGAGAGTGTAAGAAGTGAAAATGTAAAGCATGACTGGAGAGCCAGAGTGATGAAGCCAGGGTCCCTTTCTCCAGATCCTTTGTAACAGTGTTATGTGATCTCTTCTAGAAGATCGTTCTGAAAGATAATGCTAACTCGGAACCTAGGAAACCATCCAGTGGGTTTCTGCAGCTTAGGTGTTTCAAATCCTCATCAGCACGtttgttttctctgcctcagtttgctTACAATGATGTTCTCAGTAGCTACAATTGCTGTCTTTGAAtatgtaagcatttttttttagatgacagggatatatgtgcatttttattttaccaagtgTTAGAATTTTTACTCTGCTTTTGTGGGCTCTGGGTTAGCTACTTGGTTGTTGTAAAATGATTAGCAGggaaagctgtgtgtgtgtgtgtgtgtgtgtgtgtgtgtgtgtgtgtgtgtgtgtgtgtgtggtttcttttgttgtcagaggacttagaattttattttatatggtaattctgtcAATTTACTTTATTCTCCACCCCACATTTATTGAACAGCAAATTATGAAAGTAATGTGTCCCATAAGCAGCCTTCAGAAGAATTACAGCTGCTGTatatctgaaattcttttttttattttttattttgagatggagtctcactctatcacccaagctggagtacagtggtgcaatcttggctcactggaacctctgctgcccaggttcaagcaattctcctgcctcagcctcctgagtagctgggattacaggcacctgccaccgcacctggctaatttttgtagctttagtagagacaggtttcaccatgttggccaggctggtcttgaattcctgacctcgtgatcagcctgcctcagcctcccaaagtgctgggattacaggtgtgagctaccgcacctggctgaaCTTTCAAGAAGAAGTTTGTGCatcagttttcaaaaaattatgatATCAAAAGATAGCTGTGCCCTACATTTGGAAAGATACAAAAACTGAACATACTGGCAGGCAGTTTTGCTTGCTGGTGCTTGAGATAGAGGCACACATTGGTCTCAGTGGaattatggagaaaaatagataaagttatttctaaataagacCAAAAAATCCTTTTCTTAAGCAGTGACAGGTAAAGAGGTTGTCTTGACTAACCTTGAATTGTGTTGCCCTTGATTGAGACAGTTTTATGGTGGGATGGTAGTGGTGATAAACTTGCTGGAAATTTGTCTGCTTATAGTAACCTTTGTGGTAGCTGTCACAGACAACTTCATCTTCACAGGCCTTGAAATTAGTATAAAACTAACAGAATGGAGGAGAAACAAAGGACCTGAATAATTAGATGCTTAGATAATTGTTCCGTGTTTTCATAACTGGTGAAAAAGAGCAGTATTAGAAGCACTTACACATTCTATAGAAGGAACACTGCCTGAATTTATATTGCGATTTTTGAGCACCATTAActgtataaaaacaggcatattgtaggtaatattttaaagacaaacagaaaatttatcttttcaagatGGATCTAAAActtatcaaaattacaaaatttaaaacgtgattgaaaaatattaatgcataGGTTTAAATATTGgtcattttaaatgtctttcaaaatagATTGTCTCTTAAATATTCAACTGAACAAACTTTGAACATGTAGAGTTTGTGCCGAAGGTTAAATTTCCTGGGGTGATGGATATTTTGTAATATGGAAAACAAAAccttcttattttaagaaatttagaaaacttttaggcaaaactagaaaatattaccTATGTAATTCTACCACTCAGAAGGTGCCACTGTCAGAAATTTGTATCTTTCCAGTCATCTGCTCACCTCTTTTCTCCTGTGCTTATATATGTTTCCTCTCCCTTAAAAATCAGATATTTGTTTGTAATCTGCTTTTTCACTCAACAGTATTGTAGATCCATGTTATAACTTACTCCTCTACATTGCCTTCAGTTATTGTGTGCTTTCTGTTGGATGACTTTACCATGTAGTCAGTCATGTTTTCTGGTACTGAATACATacgggtatgtgtgtgtgtgcgtgcgtgtgtgtgtgcgtattttTTTGTAACTTAACTAATGCTTTAGACATCAGTAGGTAGACGTAAATCCTTGAAACCTTCCACGTGGTGACTTTCAGTTCTCATTGCTGAATTTGTTTCCAGAGATGGAAGAAATTATATTGtatgggaactttttttttctttttttttgagatgaagtcttgttcttgtcgcccaggctggagtgcaatggcgtgatctcactgcaacctccacctcctgggttcaagcaattctcctgcctcagcctcccgagtagctgagattacaggcgcatgccaccatgcctggctaatttttgtatttttagtagagacggagtttcaccatgttggccaggctggtcttgaactcctgacctcaggtgatttgcccacttcagcctcccaaagtgttggaaatacaggtgtgagccactgtgcccagcctttttttcatCTCAGTACCAGCTTTTATTTATCAGATTGGTAAAAATGTTAGAAAGTGTGCAATGAAATGGGCATTCTTACAGTCATggcaaaaaatataattatctttgACTTTCTAGAAAGTAGTTTGGCTTTCTAGAAACTTGTTTGAATTCTCCCTGTTTAGGCAGGATGAATTCTCACTACCCCAAGGTGGCCAACCTTGTCCCTGTGATTCCATCTCTCCCAGAAAGAGAGGTCTAGTCTCAGGGAAAACCCAGATTTGTTTGGCTTAGCCCACCTGACAGCTAATCACTGGAAATGGGGTGGGCTGGTAGAATCCTTTGGTCAGGCTTTGTGTTGAGAGAGAGGTGGAAAGATGGGAGGGAGGTAGCAAAACTTGCCTCAGTGGAACTATGTAAGTTAATATAGAATGGCAAAAGGATGTTTCTTCCAAGGAAGAAATTCTAGGGAAGCAAGAAAGTGGAGGGGAAGGCAGCAGTTCTCCAAGTTTTGGGGTCAGGAttcctttacactcttaaaaatacaTTGAGGGCCCAAGGAGCTTTGGTTTATGTAGGGTATATCTATTGGTATTTATCACtagaaattaaatcagaaatatttaaaatattctttaaaagctCACCACATATTGTTATAAAtgcttttatgaaaagaaaatttctaaacCCAAAGTAGTACAATCTTACaccttttgcaaatttttttgatGTTTGATATGTCATTTGCATGATGTTTGACATGTCATTAGCAAATTGATATGTCAGtttgcttctgcattcaatttattgtgtgatattttcttgaaaaaatgtgaacaaagaCCAATCTCATACAGATAACATTTTAGATcattgtggatatatatatattttttgagatgaggtcttgccctgttgcccaggctggaaggtagtggtgtgatcacagctcactgcagcctcagtctccggggactcaggtgatcctcccacctcagcctccggagtagctgggactacaggtgtgtaccaccacatttggctaactttttgtattttttgtagagacagggttttgccatgttgcctaggcttctTTTTTGATACTCCATCAAATCTTGGTTTTTCTTGAACTTTGGATCTTCCACCCTTGCATGATATTACAACATCGTGCATTGGTCACTTATAAAATAGTGGTTCACTAGGATCTTCTACATGTTGATACATTTGATTGTACAGTATCAAAATACATTCATCAATACCACCATCAATCTCATCAGAATACTTTTGGAAAGTGATGGTGGACataagttttctaaaattctaattttttgttcaaaagcttgaattttattagtaattttgttattgaattttattatagcctgtctgttgttttccttgaaatgacagaatctcatgttttgagaaaatatctgccaGAAATGCgagttaaaataacattttttgtcaGTCAgcctttcaagtaaaaatggtattCCATTAAAGTGGTTAATTCACTTCATGACTTAGTCACTCAAGGGTTTTTTTCTCAGGCAGCCTGTAGGAATGCTCATGTATACTTCCCATTTCATcacttgaaatattaaaaagatatattcaaGGATTTAGATATAGTAAAATATTCACTGCTTCAtcatagacattttttttttttttaatttttgagatatgGCCTTgttctgtcgctgaggctggagtgcagtagcgtagtcacagctcactgcagcctcaactttctgggttcagtcaatcctcctgcctcagccttccaagacgctgggactacaggcatgcagccactgtgttcagctaatttttgtattttttgtagagatgaggtttcaccaggttgcccatgcaggtcttgaactcccgggctcaagggatccccctgcctgggccttccaaagtgctggaattacagacatgagccaaaaTTCCCAACCTTATCATAGACATTCTTAAATGAAACTAACCTTTTGTTgcccttcctttttatttttatttttgaagacggagttttgctctgttgcccagtctggagttacataggtgcaatttcagctcaaggcaacctctgcctcccaggttcaagtgattctcctgcctcagcctcctaagtatttgggaatacaggcatgcaccaccacaccgagctaatttttgtatttttagtagagatggggtttcaccatgttggccaagctggtctcaaactcctgaccttaggtgatccgtcgacctcagcctcccgacgcactgggattacaggcgtaggccaccatgccccacccacCCTTCCTTTTTAAACCTTTCCTGTTCATAGTGAAGAATACCATGACTACTAGTAGTAGTTTGGTGTTACTGCCTTTGTTTGTGCTAAAGTACCAGCATTTTTACCCACCATTGTATTTGCACACTTACAGCAAATGTCACCATGTTAATATTCCTGTCAAAATAGTTTGGACTTGGGGGTCTGAGGGCCGCACTTTGGGAACCATTGAAATAGGTACTTAGACGTACTAGATATCATATCTTTTCATCTacaaggtttttaaaaacttgatttcagttaattttttttttgtaatttttaaaatatggttttgaGGGGTTTCAGTCCAGAGCAacaacacatattttattttgcttacgCTGAAGTTTACTAGAAAATACTAACCTAACAGAATGAAGTCCTAAATCTAATTGCAATTTCCttagccaaaataaaaaaaacccaaaattaaaAGCGTAAAAATAGTCCATATGGTGTATTCTCAGTGTATGCTGAagaatttatagaagaaaatgcAATACTCAGTAAGTGGTGTTCTTTAAGAATaggattggctgggcgcagtggctcacgcctgtaattccaacactttgggaggccgaggtgggcggatcatctgagatcaggggttcgagaccagcctgaccaacatggagaaaccccgtctctactaaaaatacaaaattagtggggcatgatggcacgtgcctgtaatcccagctactcaggaaggctgaggcaggagaattgcttgaacccgggaggtggaggttgtgatgagctgagatcgtgccactgcattccagcctgggcaacaggagcgaaactcggtctcaaaaaaaaaaacaaaaaaagaaaaaaaagaataggagtAATTCTGGAGTTTCTTTTAGCCTGTAGGAGTAATTCTGAAGAGTTTCTTTTAGCCTGTAAAGAGATTTGGAACACAGTAAGAGAGGAATGAGAAGAATGAGAATAGTAAAATAAACCATTATTGAAGAGATATACTGTTAATGATGTCCTCCATCAAtacaacttgtttttctttttttttttttttttgttttttgagatggagtcttgctctatcgccagcctggagtgcagtggacatctcagcccactgaaacctctgcctcccgggttcaagtgattcccctgcctcagcctcctgagtagctgggactacaggcacccgccagcgcgcccagctaatttttttgtatttttttagtagagatggggtttctccgtgttagccaggacggtctcgatctcctgacctcgtgatccgcccacctcggcctcccaaagtgctgagattagaggcgcgagccaccgtgcccggcccatcttgtttttcttaaaaaggaaccttcagtaaatatttggtttCTGTGGCTTCAGCTTTAATTCAGATTACAGTTTTCAAAGCAGTGTTGCCTAAAGTTGTTTGTGCAAAATTGTTTTCTGTGACTTCAACCTAGTTATTCTGAagctaatatataataataatggtttTCCCCCAATTTATAATAGAGAACAGTACAAAGTAACAGCAGAAATGTCTGTTAGTGGGTGAAA harbors:
- the LOC124903544 gene encoding uncharacterized protein LOC124903544, whose product is MGPKRSAGDAGSHLRAQRLGREVPAAPKPAPRQGARETRPPPPPTQASHSGAGQTREKGARSPRLGNRGLSRAGSPLSRDSGRLLSALALPREAATGRLTVMLQWSVSCGGGSWFLWKIEANNFSLALNPHTDILLSPLAGGARKSSLVSVCSQLISSSIDCVSRIPPN